From one Streptomyces sp. Q6 genomic stretch:
- a CDS encoding SDR family oxidoreductase, with translation MGLHGARERRVRTGGIELCVVELGDAARPTVVLVHGYPDSKEVWSEVASRLVDRYDLHVVLYDVRGHGRSTAPVPLRGGFTLEKLTDDFIAVIDAVSPDEPVHVVGHDWGSVQSWEFATVARTEGRVASFTSMSGPSLDHFGHWIKQRMKRPTPRKVGQLLGQGAKSWYVYMLHTPVLPELAWRGPLGKRWPRILERVERVPAGDYPTSSLPSDAAHGAWLYRDNVRARLRRPREDAYAHAPVQLITPLGDAFLSPKLYDRLELWAPRLTRRTLPAKHWVPRTRPDQLAAWISEFVTANEDQEAGVPAQRKVADGKHADRFGGQLVLVTGAGSGIGRATAFAFAEAGARVVAVDRDAESAARTAELARLIGAPQAWAETVDVTDEQAMEKLAEKVASEYGVLDVLVNNAGIGLSGSFFDTSPEDWKRVLDVNLWGVIHGCRLFGKQMAERGQGGHIVNTASAAAYQPSKALPAYSTSKAAVLMLSECLRAELAGQGIGVSAICPGLVNTNITATARFAGVDAEEEKRRQKKSSRLYGLRNYPPEKVADAILGAVVHNKAVVPVTPEARGAHLMSRFTPRALRAVARMEPPL, from the coding sequence ATGGGACTGCACGGCGCGCGCGAGCGCCGGGTGCGCACGGGCGGGATCGAGCTGTGCGTGGTGGAGCTGGGCGACGCGGCACGGCCGACCGTCGTCCTCGTCCACGGCTATCCGGACTCCAAGGAGGTCTGGTCCGAGGTCGCCTCGCGCCTCGTGGACCGCTACGACCTGCATGTGGTGCTGTACGACGTCCGCGGGCACGGCCGCTCCACGGCACCGGTCCCGCTGCGCGGCGGCTTCACCCTGGAGAAGCTGACCGACGACTTCATCGCCGTCATCGACGCGGTGAGCCCCGACGAGCCGGTCCACGTGGTGGGGCACGACTGGGGTTCGGTGCAGTCGTGGGAGTTCGCCACGGTCGCGCGCACCGAGGGGCGCGTCGCGTCCTTCACCTCGATGTCGGGCCCGTCCCTCGACCACTTCGGGCACTGGATCAAGCAGCGCATGAAGCGGCCCACGCCCCGCAAGGTGGGCCAGCTCCTCGGCCAGGGCGCCAAGTCCTGGTACGTGTACATGCTGCACACGCCCGTCCTGCCCGAGCTGGCCTGGCGCGGGCCGCTCGGCAAGCGCTGGCCCAGGATCCTGGAGCGCGTGGAGCGGGTCCCCGCGGGCGACTATCCGACGTCGTCGCTCCCCTCGGACGCCGCGCACGGCGCCTGGCTGTACCGGGACAACGTGCGGGCGCGGCTGCGCCGCCCGCGCGAGGACGCGTACGCGCACGCGCCCGTGCAGCTCATCACGCCGCTCGGGGACGCCTTCCTGTCACCGAAGCTGTACGACCGCCTGGAGCTGTGGGCGCCCCGGCTGACCCGGCGCACCCTGCCCGCCAAGCACTGGGTGCCGCGCACCCGGCCCGACCAGCTCGCCGCCTGGATCAGTGAGTTCGTCACCGCGAACGAGGACCAGGAGGCGGGCGTGCCCGCACAGCGCAAGGTGGCCGACGGCAAGCACGCGGACCGGTTCGGCGGCCAGCTCGTCCTGGTCACCGGGGCCGGCAGCGGCATCGGGCGGGCCACCGCCTTCGCGTTCGCCGAGGCCGGCGCGCGCGTGGTCGCCGTCGACCGGGACGCGGAGAGCGCCGCCCGCACCGCCGAGCTGGCGCGGCTCATAGGCGCCCCGCAGGCGTGGGCGGAGACCGTCGACGTCACGGACGAGCAGGCCATGGAGAAGCTCGCCGAGAAGGTCGCGTCCGAGTACGGCGTGCTCGACGTCCTGGTGAACAACGCGGGCATCGGCCTGTCGGGCTCCTTCTTCGACACGAGCCCGGAGGACTGGAAGAGGGTCCTCGACGTGAACCTGTGGGGTGTCATCCACGGCTGCCGCCTGTTCGGCAAGCAGATGGCGGAGCGCGGTCAGGGCGGCCACATCGTCAACACCGCGTCCGCCGCCGCGTACCAGCCCTCGAAGGCGCTCCCCGCGTACTCCACCTCCAAGGCCGCCGTCCTCATGCTCAGCGAGTGCCTGCGCGCCGAGCTGGCCGGGCAGGGCATCGGGGTCTCCGCGATCTGTCCCGGCCTGGTGAACACGAACATCACGGCGACGGCCCGCTTCGCCGGGGTGGACGCCGAGGAGGAGAAGCGCCGCCAGAAGAAGTCCTCCCGCCTGTACGGCCTGCGCAACTACCCGCCGGAGAAGGTCGCCGACGCGATCCTGGGTGCCGTCGTGCACAACAAGGCCGTCGTCCCGGTCACCCCGGAGGCCCGCGGCGCGCATCTCATGTCCCGCTTCACGCCGAGGGCCCTGCGCGCGGTCGCACGGATGGAGCCGCCCCTGTGA
- a CDS encoding metal-dependent hydrolase: MSTAGPGPVDRGEHHTITPRRVSFDWESTPLHWIPDEPTATHVINVLHLLLPAGERWFVKVFKEGLPLVDDPELLRDVKGFMGQEATHSVQHAYVLDHLAAQRLETAAYTKYVDFLFEKLLGERPPLGAPIPDQEWLRFRLAVVAAIEQFTAVLGDWVLRAEALDRAGCDEVMLDLLRWHGAEEVEHRAVAFDMYQHCGGRGLPRYARRIAGMTVTAPVMLYLWAWGAAYLIRHDPQLAGRARYSLAEHNKAVRKGLLPTWRELGAAVPRYLRRSYHPSQEGSLRKAVEYLAVSPAARAAAGAIGRSALG; encoded by the coding sequence GTGAGCACCGCCGGCCCGGGCCCCGTGGACCGGGGCGAGCACCACACGATCACGCCGCGCCGCGTCTCCTTCGACTGGGAGTCGACGCCGCTGCACTGGATACCGGACGAGCCGACCGCCACCCATGTCATCAACGTGCTGCATCTGTTGCTGCCCGCGGGGGAGCGGTGGTTCGTGAAGGTCTTCAAGGAGGGCCTGCCGCTGGTCGACGACCCCGAACTCCTGCGTGACGTGAAGGGGTTCATGGGCCAGGAGGCCACGCACAGCGTCCAGCACGCGTACGTCCTCGACCACCTGGCCGCTCAGCGGCTGGAGACCGCCGCCTACACGAAGTACGTCGACTTCCTCTTCGAGAAGCTGCTCGGCGAGCGGCCGCCCCTGGGAGCGCCGATACCGGACCAGGAGTGGCTGCGCTTCCGCCTGGCGGTGGTGGCGGCGATCGAGCAGTTCACGGCGGTCCTGGGCGACTGGGTGCTGCGCGCCGAGGCCCTCGACCGCGCGGGCTGCGACGAGGTCATGCTCGACCTGCTGCGCTGGCACGGCGCGGAGGAGGTCGAGCACCGCGCGGTCGCGTTCGACATGTACCAGCACTGCGGCGGCCGGGGCCTGCCCCGCTACGCCCGCCGCATCGCGGGCATGACGGTCACCGCCCCCGTGATGCTCTACCTGTGGGCGTGGGGCGCGGCCTACTTGATACGCCACGACCCGCAGCTCGCCGGCCGGGCGCGCTACTCCCTGGCCGAGCACAACAAGGCGGTCCGCAAAGGGCTGCTGCCCACCTGGCGCGAGCTGGGTGCGGCCGTACCCCGCTACCTGCGGCGGTCGTACCATCCCTCGCAGGAGGGTTCGCTGCGCAAGGCCGTCGAGTATCTGGCGGTGTCGCCCGCGGCACGGGCCGCGGCGGGCGCGATCGGCCGCTCGGCCCTCGGGTGA
- a CDS encoding ABC transporter ATP-binding protein, which translates to MIATESLSKRFPRVTALDRLTMDIGPGVTGLVGANGAGKSTMIKILLGLSPATEGRAEVLGLDVATKGAAIRERVGYMPEHDCLPPDVSATEFVVHMARMSGLPPTAARERTADTLRHVGLYEERYRPIGGYSTGMKQRVKLAQALVHDPQLVFLDEPTNGLDPVGRDDMLDLIRRVHTDFGISVLVTSHLLGELERTCDHVVVIDGGKLLRSSSTTDFTQNTAVLAIEVTDSDEHPDGTSALRAAFEERGIETSTGGELPGAGHTVLITAQGEETYDIVRDVVADLGLGLVRMEQRRHHIAEVFRPADEPRQQPFASAAAQQTGGRSDDH; encoded by the coding sequence GTGATCGCGACCGAAAGCCTGAGCAAGCGGTTCCCCCGGGTGACCGCTCTTGACCGGCTGACCATGGACATCGGGCCCGGGGTGACCGGACTCGTCGGGGCCAATGGAGCCGGCAAGTCCACCATGATCAAGATTCTTCTTGGTCTGTCCCCCGCCACGGAGGGCCGTGCCGAAGTGCTCGGACTCGACGTCGCGACGAAGGGCGCCGCCATCCGCGAGCGGGTCGGCTACATGCCGGAGCACGACTGCCTGCCGCCCGACGTCTCGGCCACCGAGTTCGTCGTGCACATGGCCCGCATGTCGGGCCTGCCGCCGACCGCCGCCCGCGAGCGCACCGCGGACACGCTGCGCCACGTCGGCCTGTACGAGGAGCGCTACCGCCCCATCGGCGGCTACTCGACGGGCATGAAGCAGCGCGTGAAGCTGGCCCAGGCCCTCGTCCACGACCCGCAGTTGGTCTTCCTCGACGAGCCGACGAACGGCCTGGACCCGGTCGGCCGCGACGACATGCTGGATCTGATCCGCCGCGTCCACACGGACTTCGGCATCTCCGTCCTCGTCACGTCGCACCTCCTCGGCGAGCTCGAGCGCACCTGCGACCACGTCGTCGTCATCGACGGCGGCAAGCTCCTGCGCTCCAGCTCCACCACGGACTTCACGCAGAACACGGCGGTCCTCGCCATCGAGGTCACCGACAGCGACGAACACCCGGACGGCACAAGCGCGTTGCGCGCGGCCTTCGAGGAGCGCGGCATCGAGACCAGCACCGGCGGCGAGCTGCCCGGCGCGGGCCACACCGTACTGATCACCGCGCAGGGCGAGGAGACGTACGACATCGTGCGCGACGTCGTCGCGGACCTCGGCCTCGGCCTGGTCCGCATGGAGCAGCGCAGGCACCACATCGCGGAGGTCTTCCGCCCGGCGGACGAGCCGCGGCAGCAGCCGTTCGCCTCCGCGGCGGCCCAGCAGACGGGAGGCCGGTCCGATGACCACTGA
- a CDS encoding M24 family metallopeptidase: MASAVVRELSAELRGFRTVQTLAYECAEAVAAQLKPGVTEREAARMQRDWLRERGVKDWFHLPFAWFGDRTAFVNFRIPLQFFPTNRKLEAGMPFILDMAPVHHGYTADIGYSGCLGPNPVHDKLLSDLEAHRELLLREVRERRSLREIYEDVDRLMVRQGYANRHRAYPFGVIAHKVDRVKERRLTPTLFGFGTQSLKGLASDALHGHRDGWSPLWSPYRFSDHPPRPGLWAVEPHLGFRGTGAKFEELLVVTDSKDPEESAFWLDDDLPHVRRWAEGI; encoded by the coding sequence ATGGCCTCAGCAGTGGTACGGGAACTCTCCGCGGAGCTGCGGGGGTTCAGGACGGTGCAGACCCTCGCGTACGAGTGCGCGGAAGCGGTCGCGGCACAGCTCAAGCCCGGAGTGACGGAGCGCGAGGCCGCGCGGATGCAGCGGGACTGGCTGCGCGAGCGCGGGGTGAAGGACTGGTTCCACCTCCCGTTCGCCTGGTTCGGCGACCGCACCGCGTTCGTGAACTTCCGCATCCCGTTGCAGTTCTTCCCCACGAACCGGAAGCTCGAGGCGGGGATGCCGTTCATCCTCGACATGGCTCCGGTCCACCACGGCTACACGGCGGACATCGGTTACTCGGGCTGCCTCGGCCCCAACCCCGTGCACGACAAGCTGCTTTCGGATCTGGAGGCGCACCGCGAGCTGTTGCTGCGCGAGGTGCGCGAGCGCCGCTCGCTGCGGGAGATCTACGAGGACGTCGACCGGCTGATGGTCCGCCAGGGCTATGCGAACCGGCACCGGGCGTACCCCTTCGGCGTCATCGCGCACAAGGTCGACCGGGTCAAGGAGCGGCGGCTCACCCCGACGCTCTTCGGCTTCGGCACACAGTCCCTCAAGGGGCTGGCGAGCGACGCGCTGCACGGGCACCGGGACGGCTGGTCCCCGCTCTGGTCGCCGTACAGGTTCTCGGACCATCCGCCGAGGCCGGGGCTGTGGGCGGTGGAGCCGCATCTCGGATTCCGCGGCACGGGCGCCAAGTTCGAGGAGCTCCTCGTGGTCACCGACTCCAAGGACCCCGAGGAGAGCGCTTTTTGGCTGGACGACGATCTGCCGCACGTGCGGCGCTGGGCGGAGGGCATCTGA
- a CDS encoding ABC transporter permease: MTTEPMPTDRASTQIHNIGYRHYDGPRLGRAYARRSLFSQSLRGAYGLGRSAKSKVLPMLLFVVMCVPALIMVAVAVATKAKDLPVDYTRYAIVLQAVIGLYVASQAPQAVSRDLRFKSVPLYFSRPIERVDYVVAKFAAMTSALFVLTAAPLIVLYVGSLLAKLDFTEQTKGFAQGLVSVALLSLLFAGIGLVVSAITPRRGFGIAAVIAVLTISYGAVSTVQAIADAQDNGDAVSWLGLFSPITLIDGVQTAFLGADSSFPGAHGPSTGQGLLYLLVVLGLIAGSYGLLMRRYRKVGL, translated from the coding sequence ATGACCACTGAACCCATGCCCACGGACCGCGCGTCCACCCAGATCCACAACATCGGCTACCGCCACTACGACGGCCCGCGCCTGGGCCGCGCGTACGCCCGCCGCTCCCTCTTCTCGCAGAGCCTGCGCGGCGCGTACGGCCTCGGCCGCTCGGCCAAGTCGAAGGTGCTGCCGATGCTGCTCTTCGTCGTGATGTGCGTCCCGGCACTGATCATGGTCGCGGTGGCCGTCGCCACGAAGGCCAAGGACCTGCCGGTGGACTACACCCGCTACGCGATCGTCCTGCAAGCCGTGATCGGCCTCTACGTGGCATCGCAGGCACCCCAGGCCGTCTCCCGCGACCTGCGTTTCAAGTCGGTGCCCCTCTACTTCTCGCGGCCCATCGAGCGCGTCGACTACGTGGTCGCGAAGTTCGCCGCGATGACGTCCGCGCTGTTCGTCCTCACGGCCGCGCCGCTGATCGTCCTCTACGTAGGCTCTCTGCTCGCCAAGCTGGACTTCACCGAGCAGACCAAGGGATTCGCCCAGGGACTGGTCTCCGTGGCACTGCTGTCGCTGCTCTTCGCCGGGATCGGCCTGGTCGTCTCCGCCATCACACCCCGCCGCGGCTTCGGCATCGCCGCCGTCATCGCCGTCCTGACCATCTCCTACGGCGCGGTCTCCACCGTCCAGGCGATCGCGGACGCGCAGGACAACGGCGACGCGGTGTCCTGGCTCGGCCTGTTCTCGCCGATCACCCTCATCGACGGGGTGCAGACCGCCTTCCTGGGAGCGGACTCCTCGTTCCCCGGCGCGCACGGTCCCTCGACCGGCCAGGGGCTGCTCTACCTGCTCGTCGTCCTCGGGCTCATCGCCGGCTCCTACGGCCTGCTGATGCGCCGCTACCGGAAGGTCGGACTGTGA
- a CDS encoding MerR family transcriptional regulator, with protein sequence MTERSGQSAAEYRIEDLAHHSGATVRTIRAYQDRGLLPRPERRGRANVYTDTHLSRLRQIADLLDRGYTLASIKELLEAWDAGRGLGGVLGLVAEVDGPWTDERAGRITRVELEETFGGEPDDAALRDAIELGILERIPGRDDEFLVPSPQELAVAAELHGAGVPLSAIAGHLRELRGQIEHIAARFLEFTTEHVFARYLGPYPPTDAEAAEAASLVRRLRPLAQQSVDAELARAMRLFATRHLHRHLADGPVPVPQNEPQSVAVPLGTMRAVRELVGSENVSAFIAAAAEREVQARALDALAAKPNK encoded by the coding sequence GTGACGGAGCGATCGGGGCAGTCGGCCGCCGAGTACCGGATCGAGGACCTGGCCCACCACAGCGGCGCCACGGTCCGCACGATCCGCGCCTACCAGGACCGGGGGCTGCTGCCACGCCCCGAGCGTCGCGGACGGGCCAACGTGTACACGGACACGCATCTGTCCCGGCTGCGGCAGATCGCCGATCTGCTCGACCGCGGCTACACCCTGGCCTCCATCAAGGAACTCCTGGAGGCCTGGGACGCGGGCCGCGGGCTCGGTGGCGTACTCGGACTCGTCGCCGAGGTGGACGGGCCGTGGACGGACGAGCGGGCCGGACGCATCACGCGGGTCGAGCTGGAGGAGACGTTCGGCGGCGAACCCGATGACGCCGCCCTGCGGGACGCGATCGAGCTGGGCATCCTGGAGCGCATCCCCGGACGGGACGACGAGTTCCTCGTCCCGAGCCCTCAAGAGCTCGCTGTGGCGGCCGAGTTGCACGGGGCGGGCGTCCCGCTGTCCGCGATCGCGGGCCATCTCAGGGAGTTGCGGGGCCAGATCGAACATATAGCGGCCCGTTTCCTTGAGTTCACCACCGAGCACGTCTTCGCGCGCTACCTCGGCCCGTACCCGCCGACCGACGCGGAAGCCGCCGAAGCCGCTTCGCTCGTGCGCCGCCTGCGGCCGCTCGCCCAGCAGTCGGTGGACGCCGAACTGGCGCGCGCCATGCGCCTGTTCGCCACCCGGCATCTGCATCGACACCTCGCCGATGGTCCGGTGCCCGTACCGCAGAACGAACCGCAGTCCGTCGCCGTACCCCTGGGGACAATGCGGGCCGTGCGAGAGCTGGTTGGCTCGGAGAACGTGTCGGCGTTCATCGCGGCGGCCGCCGAACGCGAGGTACAGGCCAGGGCATTGGACGCCTTGGCGGCAAAACCTAACAAATAG